One part of the Bacteroidia bacterium genome encodes these proteins:
- the tsaD gene encoding tRNA (adenosine(37)-N6)-threonylcarbamoyltransferase complex transferase subunit TsaD — translation MSYLLAIESSCDETAASILKNNEVLANIISSQLDHSEYGGVIPELASRLHQQAIMRVIEAALEKAEINKEDLDAIAFTRGPGLLGALLVGTCFAKAFAYGLGIPLIEVNHMQAHVLANFLTESPPEFPFMCLTVSGGHTQLVLVRDYLDMEIIGQSIDDAAGEAFDKAAKIMDLPYPGGPEIDRLSKVGNPTAFQFPKPEIGEFEFSFSGLKTSILYKIRDGMKTDPNFLKENMADLAASYQRRIVQILLDKLAKAAQKYEVRHLAIAGGVSANSELRSSFQEMCNDKGWIAHIPPFEFCTDNAAMIGIAGYYKYVQKEFTDLYAVPYTRGF, via the coding sequence GTGTCCTATTTATTAGCAATAGAGTCTTCCTGCGACGAAACAGCTGCATCAATTTTGAAAAATAATGAGGTGCTGGCCAATATTATTTCCTCCCAACTGGATCACAGTGAGTATGGGGGAGTAATTCCTGAATTAGCTTCGCGCCTTCATCAGCAAGCCATCATGCGTGTGATTGAAGCAGCCCTGGAAAAAGCGGAGATTAACAAAGAAGATTTAGATGCCATTGCCTTCACACGAGGGCCGGGCTTATTGGGTGCCTTATTGGTGGGAACCTGTTTTGCCAAGGCTTTTGCCTATGGGCTGGGCATTCCCCTGATTGAGGTCAACCATATGCAGGCCCATGTCCTGGCAAATTTCTTAACAGAAAGTCCTCCGGAATTTCCTTTTATGTGTTTGACCGTATCAGGGGGACATACTCAATTGGTGCTGGTTCGCGATTATCTGGACATGGAGATCATAGGCCAAAGCATAGATGATGCAGCCGGAGAGGCTTTTGATAAAGCTGCCAAAATCATGGACCTACCCTATCCGGGAGGACCAGAAATTGATAGGCTTTCCAAAGTCGGAAATCCCACAGCCTTTCAATTTCCCAAACCCGAGATAGGTGAATTTGAATTCAGCTTTAGCGGTCTGAAAACTTCTATTCTCTACAAGATTCGGGATGGCATGAAAACAGATCCCAATTTCCTCAAGGAGAATATGGCAGATCTGGCTGCCAGTTATCAGCGAAGGATCGTACAGATCTTATTGGATAAACTGGCCAAAGCAGCCCAAAAATATGAAGTCAGGCACCTGGCCATCGCCGGAGGGGTATCCGCCAACTCAGAACTAAGAAGCAGCTTCCAGGAAATGTGTAACGACAAAGGCTGGATTGCTCACATTCCGCCCTTTGAATTTTGCACCGATAATGCTGCCATGATCGGCATCGCAGGATATTATAAGTATGTACAAAAGGAATTTACGGATTTGTATGCGGTTCCTTATACGCGGGGATTTTAG
- a CDS encoding sigma-70 family RNA polymerase sigma factor, producing MGLNWLFEQYKVPIYHFCKSMLKIPELAEEVTADVFIKIWEKRSLINSEQSIRPFLYKIARDTTYTYLRKIASDERLRGKFLENYPIIDLENGETIFIKKEYASEVDHIIEGLPPQRKLIFRKRYFEGKDNPTIAQELQLSVHTVKSQLVKARGYVRQKLENMDPATSLYSLMILSLFLGNS from the coding sequence GTGGGCTTAAATTGGCTCTTTGAGCAGTATAAGGTGCCTATTTATCATTTCTGCAAAAGCATGTTGAAAATCCCTGAGCTAGCAGAAGAGGTCACAGCGGATGTTTTTATTAAAATCTGGGAAAAAAGAAGTCTGATAAATTCTGAGCAATCCATTCGACCCTTTTTATATAAAATAGCCCGGGATACTACCTATACCTACTTAAGGAAAATAGCCAGTGATGAGAGACTTCGAGGAAAGTTTTTGGAGAATTATCCAATAATAGATCTTGAAAATGGAGAGACTATTTTTATTAAAAAGGAGTATGCATCAGAGGTAGATCATATTATCGAAGGCCTACCTCCCCAAAGGAAACTGATATTTCGGAAGCGCTATTTTGAAGGCAAAGACAATCCTACAATTGCGCAGGAATTGCAACTCTCAGTCCATACTGTAAAATCTCAATTGGTGAAAGCAAGAGGCTATGTGCGCCAAAAACTTGAGAACATGGACCCTGCAACAAGCCTGTATTCACTTATGATTTTGAGCCTGTTTCTTGGAAATTCCTAA
- a CDS encoding FecR domain-containing protein produces MKRKDQLIQKLYNNSCSRSELEELLNLLSEETSDEAPKIMEELLNQMPEISIQEKNDFSRIKEQIDRHINKEAEREQEYSSDKKLKPFFFRRTMRIAASLVLLASFSWLLYQSQESKKSTKTTLAGEIKKFELPDGSQVTLNANSSIKYAENWKQGETRTVYLKGEAYFKVEKKPASGAKFQVLTNGLKVEVLGTSFNVKQRNKSTSVFLEEGKVRLQAPESAEPEVLLNPGELVHYSTSKKSLTSPKSVDGRFETSWKTGILEFEEVPLQEILEKLAEINEFQFELRDSSLGQELLTSSIPAHNIEKAISILTKTSGMNFSLENGKYILQQNAE; encoded by the coding sequence ATGAAGCGAAAAGACCAACTCATCCAGAAACTCTATAACAATAGTTGTTCCCGATCTGAACTAGAAGAATTATTGAATTTGCTATCTGAGGAAACCTCCGATGAGGCTCCAAAGATTATGGAAGAATTATTGAATCAGATGCCTGAGATCTCCATTCAGGAAAAAAATGATTTCAGTAGGATAAAGGAACAGATAGATAGGCATATAAATAAGGAAGCCGAAAGAGAGCAGGAGTATAGCTCTGATAAAAAACTCAAGCCATTCTTTTTTAGACGGACAATGAGGATCGCCGCTTCACTCGTCTTATTGGCATCCTTTAGTTGGCTGCTTTATCAAAGTCAGGAGAGCAAGAAAAGCACAAAAACAACCCTGGCCGGGGAGATCAAAAAATTTGAATTACCTGACGGTTCCCAGGTAACCCTCAACGCCAATTCCTCTATTAAATATGCAGAAAACTGGAAGCAAGGAGAAACAAGGACCGTTTACTTAAAAGGGGAAGCATATTTTAAAGTTGAAAAAAAGCCTGCTAGCGGAGCAAAATTCCAGGTTTTAACCAATGGCTTGAAAGTCGAGGTTCTGGGAACCTCCTTTAATGTCAAACAAAGAAATAAATCTACTTCTGTTTTTTTGGAAGAAGGGAAAGTTCGTCTCCAGGCCCCTGAAAGTGCAGAACCGGAAGTCCTATTGAATCCCGGAGAGCTGGTTCATTATTCTACCAGTAAAAAATCACTCACTTCTCCTAAAAGTGTTGATGGAAGATTCGAAACCTCCTGGAAAACAGGAATTCTCGAATTTGAAGAGGTTCCCTTACAAGAAATTCTTGAGAAACTGGCTGAAATCAATGAATTCCAATTCGAGCTGAGAGACAGCTCCTTAGGCCAGGAATTACTGACCAGTTCAATTCCCGCTCACAATATTGAAAAAGCGATATCCATTTTAACGAAAACCAGCGGAATGAATTTCTCGCTTGAAAATGGAAAATATATTCTTCAGCAAAATGCTGAATAG
- a CDS encoding SusC/RagA family TonB-linked outer membrane protein — protein sequence MSNNSTTYKTASLLLLLFFSSWLSFSYSFPANIQDENAGRPLAEVLDDLGERYKVFVSYQSKLINGVEVDFTFKQTESLEMALDRLLTEIDFSYELYQDQYLIIYKNSKKGSRNAKRIQKKIAQIKQLEKKGNLTLLRNNKDLSRRNQEVLTELKRRRDQSISGKVTAENGTPLIGATVRAKESSQGTLTNQEGEYTLILSDEVKNLTFSYVGYEKQEVEIAGRKEIDIVLLEEIKSLEDVVITALGMKREKKSLGYAVQDVQGEVIQKSRELDVVNSLSGKIAGVNITQGGGGLGGGGARVVIRGETSLSGKNTPLFVIDGIPASSNDVASDDIASISVLKGPAAAALYGSRAAAGVILITTKSGASAQSSRVGVDVNLSVSSQRPFILPSYQNEFGQGSGSQYRYFDGNNGTWPDGSISNDDSRINWGPRFDGQLRPQFTGNNPWQAYPDNVKEFYERGIIANNNIAVYGASQEGDFRLSYTNIIQKGIIPNTGLQTDRLDFSGGWKLSDKWDVRANIKYIDSRSDNNQGYDVRLYPRNIDIHALKSYWVPGMEGLQQLKWRSSANNPYFILRENRRAFNNQRLIGYVMTNYQISEEFSVMGRIGQNRNFNENSAQNAFSTVGNNNKFGAFSTGQSRSRELNADFLLKYQRNFGEDLNIIISAGGNHLRQDGSNISSSVEQLLVPNIYNLGNRRVFPKTGNNVYEKELNSLYAFTNIGYKDYLYLDITARNDWSSTLPTNNNSYFYPSATLSAVLNEAISLPKPISFWKLRIGLARVGNDTDPYALQDQFFWGTGENGVASIIQSNVKANPELKPEITSAWEVGTDIRFFNNRWKMDLTYYNSITSNQILRVEVSPTTGYDFILKNAGKIRSSGWELILNGQIFQSKNFSWRTTLNWSRDRSIVEEYDPENPDAFLSRSITTHLFVEDKLGERRGAMYGKGYERAPNGEILYTKSGDTQRSDKIFLGNYNPDWMGSLYNELDWGPLSLAFLLDVRYGGAFYSSTNYNLNIRGLSEATLLGGTDANGNFTPRENILPEGMYLDEGTYRKLTKEDLRESGLSSGGLTGQQYWENIMDSEIPEAVIYDASYIKFRELSFSIALPNSFISKLSLQSARAGIVVRNLAVWTDVPNVDAETFSFSNQAGAVPGLDRGGIPSVRNIALNLNLKF from the coding sequence GTGTCTAATAACTCTACTACATATAAAACTGCAAGTTTACTTCTGCTTCTCTTTTTCAGCAGTTGGCTTTCATTTAGTTATTCCTTTCCAGCAAATATCCAGGATGAAAATGCTGGCCGACCGCTGGCAGAAGTCCTGGATGATCTGGGAGAAAGGTATAAAGTCTTTGTGAGCTATCAATCTAAATTGATCAATGGGGTAGAAGTCGATTTTACTTTCAAACAGACAGAAAGTCTGGAAATGGCATTGGATCGATTATTGACTGAAATCGATTTTTCTTACGAATTATATCAGGACCAATATCTTATCATTTATAAGAATAGTAAGAAAGGTAGCCGAAATGCAAAGCGAATTCAGAAAAAAATCGCCCAAATCAAGCAGTTGGAAAAAAAGGGAAACCTTACCCTTCTTCGAAACAATAAAGATTTATCTCGGAGAAATCAGGAGGTACTTACAGAGCTAAAAAGGCGGAGAGATCAGAGCATTTCCGGTAAAGTCACAGCAGAAAATGGAACTCCTCTAATAGGTGCAACTGTTCGGGCAAAAGAAAGCAGCCAGGGTACCCTGACCAATCAGGAAGGAGAGTATACGCTCATACTTTCGGATGAGGTAAAAAACCTGACATTCTCATATGTAGGCTATGAAAAACAGGAAGTAGAGATAGCTGGAAGAAAGGAAATAGACATTGTCCTGTTGGAAGAAATAAAATCTCTGGAGGATGTTGTGATTACAGCTTTGGGGATGAAAAGAGAAAAAAAATCCCTGGGATATGCTGTTCAGGATGTTCAAGGAGAAGTAATCCAAAAAAGCCGTGAGCTGGATGTTGTAAATTCTCTTTCAGGAAAAATTGCGGGGGTAAATATCACCCAGGGAGGTGGCGGACTTGGAGGCGGAGGAGCGAGAGTTGTAATCCGGGGAGAGACTTCTCTTTCAGGAAAAAACACTCCCTTGTTTGTGATTGACGGAATCCCCGCTAGTTCCAATGATGTTGCCTCAGATGATATAGCCTCTATTTCGGTCCTGAAAGGTCCGGCTGCGGCAGCATTGTATGGGTCGAGAGCTGCTGCCGGGGTTATTCTTATAACAACTAAATCCGGAGCTTCTGCACAAAGTAGCCGGGTGGGAGTAGATGTAAACCTCAGTGTCTCCTCTCAACGTCCGTTTATCCTTCCCTCTTATCAAAATGAGTTCGGGCAAGGAAGCGGAAGTCAGTATCGATATTTCGATGGAAATAATGGTACCTGGCCAGATGGTTCCATCTCAAATGATGACTCACGGATAAATTGGGGACCTCGATTTGACGGCCAACTTAGGCCTCAGTTTACCGGTAATAATCCCTGGCAGGCCTATCCGGACAATGTAAAGGAATTTTATGAGCGAGGAATCATAGCCAATAATAATATTGCGGTATATGGAGCAAGTCAGGAAGGGGATTTCAGACTTTCTTACACCAATATCATCCAAAAAGGGATCATTCCTAATACGGGACTTCAAACGGATCGTCTTGACTTTTCAGGAGGATGGAAACTATCTGATAAATGGGATGTCCGCGCAAACATAAAATATATTGATTCTCGCTCGGACAACAACCAGGGATATGATGTGCGCCTTTATCCCCGAAACATCGATATTCACGCCTTAAAATCCTATTGGGTGCCGGGTATGGAAGGCCTTCAACAGCTTAAATGGAGAAGTAGCGCCAATAATCCCTATTTCATTTTACGTGAAAACAGAAGAGCTTTTAATAATCAAAGGCTGATCGGATATGTAATGACCAATTACCAAATCAGTGAGGAATTTTCCGTCATGGGACGCATTGGGCAAAACCGAAATTTTAACGAAAACAGTGCGCAAAATGCTTTTAGTACCGTGGGGAACAACAATAAGTTTGGCGCATTCTCCACCGGTCAGTCTCGTTCCCGCGAATTGAATGCCGATTTCCTCTTAAAATATCAGCGGAACTTTGGTGAGGACCTGAATATTATCATCAGTGCAGGTGGCAATCATCTTCGCCAGGATGGCTCAAACATAAGCAGTTCTGTCGAACAACTATTGGTGCCGAATATATATAACCTTGGAAACAGGAGAGTATTTCCCAAGACAGGTAATAATGTCTATGAGAAGGAATTAAATTCTTTATATGCCTTCACAAATATTGGGTATAAAGATTACCTCTATTTAGATATCACAGCCAGAAATGATTGGTCCTCAACTTTACCGACTAATAACAACTCCTACTTCTATCCTTCTGCCACTTTAAGTGCCGTGTTAAATGAAGCTATTAGCCTCCCCAAACCTATCAGTTTCTGGAAACTGAGAATCGGTCTGGCAAGAGTAGGAAACGATACAGACCCTTATGCATTACAGGATCAGTTTTTCTGGGGTACAGGAGAAAATGGTGTTGCAAGTATTATTCAAAGCAATGTAAAAGCAAATCCAGAGCTAAAGCCTGAAATTACAAGTGCATGGGAAGTGGGAACAGACATCCGATTCTTCAACAATCGTTGGAAAATGGATCTTACCTATTACAATTCTATCACTTCCAATCAGATTTTGCGTGTAGAAGTATCTCCGACAACCGGATATGACTTTATTCTAAAAAATGCAGGAAAAATCAGAAGTAGCGGCTGGGAGCTGATCTTGAATGGCCAAATTTTCCAATCCAAGAATTTCAGTTGGCGGACGACTCTGAATTGGTCCCGAGATCGATCTATCGTCGAAGAATACGATCCAGAAAATCCTGATGCCTTTCTTTCAAGAAGTATTACTACCCATTTGTTTGTTGAAGATAAGTTGGGGGAAAGAAGAGGTGCGATGTATGGCAAAGGATACGAGCGTGCGCCCAATGGAGAAATTCTCTATACCAAATCCGGTGACACACAAAGAAGCGATAAAATATTTCTGGGTAATTACAATCCTGATTGGATGGGTTCGCTCTACAATGAGCTGGATTGGGGACCACTTAGTCTTGCCTTTCTCCTAGATGTCCGATATGGAGGGGCCTTTTATTCCTCCACTAATTATAACCTGAACATACGGGGACTTTCTGAAGCAACCCTTTTAGGAGGCACAGATGCAAATGGCAATTTTACCCCCCGAGAAAACATATTGCCTGAGGGTATGTACCTGGATGAAGGGACCTATAGAAAACTGACCAAAGAGGACCTCCGAGAATCCGGATTAAGTTCTGGAGGATTGACGGGACAACAGTACTGGGAAAACATCATGGACAGTGAAATCCCTGAAGCGGTAATTTATGATGCTTCCTATATCAAATTTCGAGAACTAAGTTTTTCTATTGCCCTGCCCAATTCTTTCATTTCAAAACTATCTCTTCAATCCGCCCGGGCAGGCATTGTAGTTAGGAATCTTGCTGTATGGACGGATGTCCCCAATGTGGATGCAGAAACTTTCAGTTTTTCTAACCAGGCTGGAGCCGTTCCCGGTTTGGACCGGGGAGGAATTCCTTCCGTGCGAAATATCGCCCTCAACTTAAACCTAAAATTCTAA
- a CDS encoding SusD/RagB family nutrient-binding outer membrane lipoprotein — MNRSHTSISLGIYSLLLLLALSIPSCNTWDKDININPNSPNAVLEGENANDIDPSVFMVPMLWSTVDGFDYLAWNVIPAVTEYHGKTKSLSQGNRHKSWHAFDDSGFWVPMYSAIRVVKNMRSAAIQAEDQRYEAIADIWESYTFSMITNLYGDVPYFDPISDDPPLLSTYDSQSEIYPAILQKLKEAGEKLGRLDVPINQASDLIFAGDILKWKKFSNTLRLRLAMYMSDADPEASKAILSEILNDPENYPIMESNDDNASFKNDPIERPSVLYNISKAKIEEAPFSNVFIERLISLRDPRLPILAKPVRQVHSDPNTHVLPSNPGAVKYAGQLYGITTDNAHAAQWNGGFPFASALGDFFRKEDAEGLPLIESASTPTLIAIYAEQEFFLAEAIERALIGGNAREHYENGIRASIDFYQASFSGSLYEGAYGNDGFNDLSAYLSQSSVDYDGGRDKLTLIAEQKWLASFFLGLEPYFDHRRTMLPPLRASSGAENFGPNGSGSKFPSRAAYSDAELANNSSNVQKARASGFHIPIDSDESRNEALMWILNNRDLQMPTFQEPIYSSDYPLIQSINGSGTDFKQWYNEHWETMFWWKK, encoded by the coding sequence ATGAATAGATCTCATACCAGCATATCTCTAGGTATTTATAGCCTCTTGCTCCTGCTTGCTTTGAGCATTCCTTCCTGCAACACCTGGGACAAGGATATCAATATTAACCCTAACTCTCCCAATGCGGTACTGGAGGGGGAAAACGCGAATGATATTGATCCTTCGGTTTTCATGGTCCCTATGCTTTGGTCTACCGTAGATGGATTTGACTATTTGGCCTGGAATGTAATTCCAGCAGTCACAGAATATCATGGAAAGACTAAAAGTCTGAGTCAGGGTAATCGACATAAATCCTGGCATGCATTTGATGACTCAGGATTTTGGGTACCTATGTATAGCGCGATTCGGGTTGTAAAAAACATGAGGAGTGCGGCGATACAGGCCGAAGATCAACGCTACGAAGCTATCGCTGACATCTGGGAATCTTATACCTTCTCTATGATTACCAATCTCTATGGAGATGTTCCCTACTTTGATCCTATATCAGACGATCCTCCGCTCCTGAGCACATATGATAGCCAATCAGAAATTTATCCGGCCATTCTACAAAAACTCAAAGAAGCAGGTGAAAAGCTAGGTCGGCTGGATGTACCCATCAATCAAGCCAGTGATCTGATATTCGCAGGGGATATTCTAAAATGGAAAAAATTCTCAAACACTTTACGTCTTCGTTTGGCCATGTATATGTCCGATGCAGATCCGGAAGCATCAAAAGCCATTTTATCTGAGATCCTCAATGATCCTGAAAACTATCCGATCATGGAGTCCAATGATGATAATGCTTCTTTCAAAAATGATCCCATCGAAAGACCTTCCGTCTTATATAACATCAGCAAAGCCAAGATCGAAGAAGCACCTTTCAGCAATGTATTTATTGAACGGCTCATTTCTCTAAGAGATCCTCGCTTACCTATACTTGCGAAACCTGTTCGTCAGGTCCATAGTGATCCCAATACCCATGTCTTACCTAGCAATCCGGGAGCGGTAAAATATGCGGGGCAATTATATGGTATAACAACAGATAATGCACATGCCGCTCAGTGGAATGGAGGTTTCCCTTTTGCGTCAGCTTTGGGAGATTTCTTTCGAAAGGAGGATGCAGAAGGCTTGCCTTTGATTGAATCAGCTTCAACTCCTACCCTTATTGCCATATATGCCGAACAAGAATTTTTCCTTGCAGAGGCGATTGAAAGAGCCCTGATCGGAGGAAACGCGCGCGAACACTATGAAAATGGAATCAGGGCATCTATAGATTTTTATCAAGCCAGTTTTTCTGGCTCGCTGTATGAAGGAGCTTATGGAAATGATGGCTTCAATGATTTATCTGCTTATCTGAGTCAAAGTTCTGTTGACTATGATGGGGGTAGAGATAAATTGACCCTTATAGCGGAGCAGAAATGGTTAGCATCCTTTTTCTTGGGGCTTGAGCCTTATTTCGATCATAGAAGAACCATGCTGCCTCCTTTGCGTGCCTCCTCTGGCGCGGAGAATTTTGGTCCCAATGGTAGTGGTAGCAAATTTCCCAGCCGCGCGGCATACTCAGATGCAGAATTGGCGAACAACTCTTCAAATGTCCAAAAAGCCCGGGCAAGTGGTTTCCATATCCCTATTGATAGCGATGAAAGTCGCAATGAAGCCTTGATGTGGATACTCAATAACAGGGATTTACAAATGCCAACTTTCCAGGAACCCATTTATAGTAGTGATTATCCACTCATTCAATCTATCAATGGATCCGGGACGGACTTCAAGCAATGGTATAATGAGCATTGGGAAACGATGTTTTGGTGGAAAAAATAA
- a CDS encoding T9SS type A sorting domain-containing protein — protein MIYRIKVLLCYFFTLALIFSLPYSLKAQSDYKLAEQDSLALVAFYWATDGPNWLSNQPGFGFNDLSSEWQGKYDGQFNPWFSGPAKDWFGVKVEKRAIPNSNDSTYRVTWLWPVIGRRTDGQNLLNGYIPREIGLLTALEQFRVNGNDGFRWELVPDELYLPSLQWLDVEACWFGGGVSDELRNCGQILKMNLRYNYFDYIPNWDFLDEQALRNLNGTQWLYNSRFSYAILEQIIDYFYTISPNPQEFGVEMRDMFDVGDEREIVAPLGSSVDIVCNDAGNQDAFISYQWFKGGLSRFGRTQKTYSIPSVSANDYGNYKVRISNDYVKTYDQNTNYGEVFTKEIHLVEQPVPPVIEKGISSNNGQSLRLFFSKPMSNSALIEYQNLSVMAGTNNLNILSATIKGRLEKQVVLELDSPIKNGDLIDLSYTGSGNIADHNGGLLQAFTGFEVENRVRLAPIITSAATSLDGSGIEVYFDQFIDENSFSGANFKVFGDSLLGISAISLLPGEIDRHISKTVFLNLTEPLLDTAASLNIQYLSGEIAGLYGGTLESSDTIAIENRVSIERETITFIFEDGSESLDNILLSGSWKVDPIQMYDDGTHADAIANDHIWTHVTQLVEDDYSWDIISREEIMRFDTVETVDPNTGVVTLVITPISINEDSILSGNILLELSVKPGEVLGDTLYGIQNRDVIFRLRTQGASENVFLMGIEADWSNGRLMSAIDPGNLYADTLIKMTAGDLISYNYRIGEDWENLTPDPREYTVKNGENLIQDEFGVFTDINEPAPPPLSIFPNPSLDGFIRISGLEEVVDLEIYDLNGRMIKGQTNLREHEITLDLSSQAAGLYVVKIKTNRGFVYTYKFLLR, from the coding sequence ATGATATATCGAATTAAGGTACTTCTTTGCTACTTTTTCACTCTCGCATTGATCTTTAGCCTACCCTATTCTTTAAAAGCTCAAAGTGATTACAAATTAGCTGAGCAGGATTCCTTAGCACTAGTAGCCTTTTATTGGGCAACTGATGGCCCTAACTGGCTCTCCAATCAGCCGGGTTTTGGATTTAATGATTTGTCCTCGGAATGGCAAGGCAAATACGACGGGCAATTCAATCCCTGGTTTAGCGGACCCGCCAAAGACTGGTTTGGAGTAAAGGTAGAAAAGAGAGCTATTCCTAATTCAAATGACTCCACTTATAGAGTTACCTGGTTATGGCCGGTCATTGGTCGCCGCACAGATGGACAAAACCTGCTTAATGGCTATATCCCCAGAGAAATCGGACTACTCACTGCTTTGGAACAATTCAGGGTAAATGGGAATGATGGCTTTAGGTGGGAGCTTGTACCAGATGAATTATACCTTCCATCCTTGCAATGGTTGGATGTTGAAGCCTGCTGGTTTGGAGGAGGTGTTTCAGATGAATTAAGGAACTGTGGTCAAATTCTTAAAATGAATTTGCGCTACAACTACTTCGATTATATCCCCAACTGGGATTTCCTTGATGAACAAGCCTTGAGAAATTTGAATGGAACGCAGTGGCTTTATAATTCCAGGTTTTCCTATGCAATCCTCGAACAGATTATCGATTACTTCTATACCATTTCCCCAAACCCACAGGAATTTGGGGTTGAAATGCGAGATATGTTTGATGTGGGTGATGAGCGAGAAATAGTAGCCCCTCTGGGTAGCTCGGTGGACATTGTTTGTAATGATGCCGGAAATCAGGATGCATTCATTAGCTATCAATGGTTCAAAGGAGGTCTTAGCCGATTTGGTCGTACCCAAAAGACTTATTCCATACCTTCCGTTTCTGCCAATGATTATGGGAATTATAAAGTCCGTATCTCAAATGATTATGTAAAAACCTATGATCAAAATACCAATTATGGCGAGGTTTTTACCAAAGAAATCCATCTGGTTGAACAACCAGTTCCTCCGGTAATAGAGAAAGGAATCAGCTCGAACAATGGACAATCGCTTAGGCTCTTCTTCTCTAAACCAATGTCAAATTCAGCTTTGATCGAATATCAAAATCTGAGTGTAATGGCCGGCACAAATAATCTGAATATTCTATCGGCAACGATAAAAGGAAGATTAGAGAAACAAGTGGTCTTGGAATTGGATTCCCCGATTAAGAATGGAGACTTGATTGATCTGTCCTACACAGGCAGTGGAAACATAGCAGATCATAATGGAGGATTACTTCAGGCATTCACAGGTTTTGAGGTAGAAAACAGGGTTAGACTAGCCCCCATAATCACCTCGGCGGCAACTAGCCTGGATGGTTCAGGTATCGAAGTATATTTCGACCAATTCATAGATGAGAATTCCTTTTCCGGAGCAAATTTCAAAGTTTTTGGAGACAGTCTATTGGGAATTTCAGCCATAAGTTTATTGCCAGGAGAAATAGACCGCCACATTTCAAAAACTGTCTTTCTTAATCTCACAGAACCCTTATTAGATACTGCTGCAAGTTTAAATATTCAGTACCTGTCTGGGGAAATTGCAGGTTTATACGGAGGGACGCTTGAAAGTAGTGATACGATAGCCATAGAAAACCGGGTATCCATTGAGCGGGAAACCATTACCTTCATTTTTGAAGATGGGAGTGAATCTCTGGATAATATCCTCCTTAGCGGCTCCTGGAAAGTTGATCCTATCCAAATGTATGACGATGGTACGCATGCTGATGCCATTGCCAATGACCATATCTGGACACATGTTACACAATTGGTCGAGGACGATTATAGCTGGGACATCATCAGTCGGGAAGAAATAATGCGTTTCGATACGGTTGAAACGGTGGATCCCAATACTGGGGTTGTAACCCTGGTAATTACCCCCATTTCTATCAATGAAGATTCTATTTTAAGTGGAAATATACTCCTGGAACTTTCCGTAAAACCGGGCGAAGTTCTTGGAGATACACTCTATGGCATTCAAAATCGAGACGTAATTTTCAGATTGCGCACCCAGGGAGCCAGTGAAAATGTCTTCCTTATGGGAATTGAGGCAGATTGGAGCAATGGAAGGTTAATGTCAGCAATTGATCCTGGGAATCTCTATGCCGACACCCTTATAAAAATGACAGCAGGAGATCTTATTTCCTACAACTATAGAATTGGGGAAGATTGGGAAAACCTGACTCCAGACCCCAGAGAGTATACCGTAAAAAATGGGGAGAACCTGATTCAGGACGAATTTGGTGTCTTTACAGATATCAATGAGCCCGCTCCTCCCCCACTGAGTATTTTCCCAAATCCAAGTCTGGATGGATTTATCAGAATCTCTGGATTGGAAGAAGTCGTGGATTTGGAAATCTATGACCTGAATGGACGAATGATAAAAGGCCAAACAAATCTTCGGGAGCATGAAATCACTTTAGACTTGAGTTCACAAGCCGCAGGCCTTTATGTAGTGAAAATTAAAACCAATCGGGGATTTGTATATACCTATAAATTTCTACTTCGCTAA